The window GTGCGTTTTTGAGTGGTGCCAACCTGATGGGGGTGAACTTGCAGGGGGTTGATTTACGCGGTGCCGACCTGCGAGGTGCTAATCTCAACAGTGCTAATCTCAAAGGGGCTGATTTGTCTCAAGCGGATTTACAAGGAGCTAGCTTGAGTAATGCCAATCTGGAGGAGACAGACTTACGCGGTGCCAACCTCGCTGGTGCGAACTTGAGGGAGGCTAATCTCCTGTGCGCGGAGTTAGAGGGGGCTAATTTGGAGGGGGTTAATTTAGCGGAGGCTTGTTTAATTGGCACATCTCATGCAAAGGTAACCCCACCATTGGAACAGGTGAAAATTCCCTTGAGGCTGACTGAAATGGAGCCTACTTCTGTCCAAGATTTCACACAAGAATAAACCTCTTGCACTAATAAAAAGAACTTCTTTCTATCCCTTCCCATAACGGGGAGGGATCAAGGTTCATTTGTCTATTTCGGGGAATTGATAGCACAGTGAGACGTAGTTCAGGCTAAATGTAACAATTGGGTTAGTTCGTGTTGATAGGGTGATTATGTCAGAAGAAGAGAAGACGGTAAATTTCAGAGTGTTTCTGTCAGAGTCGGAACGAACTCAATTTAAAGTCGCCTGTGCCAAGACTCGGACAACGATGAGTCAGCAGGCGGTGGCATTGATTCGGGAATGGCTGAACACTCAGGAAAACGAAACACCCTCACCGAGTAATAAGGGTAAGGGGGCCGAATGAGGTGATGAGCTTAAGTCTCTAAAAAAATATGAGTGGGGAATGGATAAAATCTAGTTATTTTATTCAAGCCCCTTGATTGATGGAGAGGAGTTTGTCCGGCTATAGCTGGGTAACTTTATTATGAAAGGAGAACAAACTTTAGAGCCGTATTTTACCCGAATTCTTCCTGAAAGCCGATCGCTTCCTCATCCAAACAGCAAGAACACTCAAAAATAACAAACCCATCACTCCCGCGATCGGGTTATTATCAACACCCGTAATCCAAGGAGAAACGTTGTTAGAATACTTCACCAATTGCCCTACATTAAGGATGTAATAAGCCCAAACTAAACCCGCGTGCAAACCAATTGACAAACCCAAATGACCTCCAGATGACCGTTTCGCCCAAACTAACGTTAACCCTAGCAGTACTAAAGCGGGAAATGTTGGTAATGTGCGAATCACCTCTGAGAGAGGTTTGAGAAAGTGCAATATCGCAAAGATAATCGCATCAGCCCAAAGAGAGGCTTTAAGGGTATAGTCTCGTTGCAACTCATCCAACACCCAACCCCGAAACACCAATTCTTCTGCAAAACCAATACCGAGGGCACTGACAAATCCCTCTAAAATGACTTTAGCTAATACAGCTTGAGGGGTTTGGAATTGAATCCAACCGAGTAACCCTTCCACCACAAATAGGGAAAAGGTAAATAATAGACCAATACCCAATCCTTGGAGTAGGTCTAACCCATTTTGCCGCGATCGCACCAACCCATACTGTCTCAGTAGATGCGATCGTCCATAAACGTTCTTTCCCCACCATCTCAGCAACAACAAAAATGCCCCGAACAATAGCCCCATCGTCAGAATGGTCACTAAGTTCGGGTCGTGAGCCAATAATAAATAAATGGGTGCCGCTACGGGTAGCCAAAGCAGCGATAAAATCACCAGAAATATCCCCAGCCTTGCGGGTGCTGGGTATTGGGCAAATTGAGTAAGTTTAGATTTCAAACGGCTTGGGATGTGAGCAGTTGGCGAAGAACCAAAGATAGTATTTTAAACCAGGCTTTTAAACTTGAGGTTATGCCTACCCTCGACACCCTCAAGACAAATCTTAACCCCTTACTCATCCGGTTCAATCGTGCTGGTTAAACCGTGGTTCTTCAGCGTTTCGCAATAGAACTCCGCATGTTCTTGAGCACAAGTAATCACCAAGCCTATCCCCGTCATATGAGCTTCCATCATAATGTTGACGGCTTGAGGCTGAGTTAGACTCGCTACTGTCGTCATTAAGGTTTGCACCACATGCTCCATTGAATTGAAGTCATCATTATGGAGCAAAACGCGATAGCGAGGCGCGTGTTTCCGGACGGTTGAACGCTTCTCAATTGTTTCGACAGACACAACTCTATCCTCTTGTGTTCATAGGTTTGCATGGATTCCCGCTGAAACAGGGAAAGATACTCGCTTTGTCTTTATATTACTAAACATTGTGGGATTCAAGACAGTAGCAAGAGTAAATTGTTGCTACAAAATGAGCGCTAAAATGCACATTGTCTTGAAATATGGTAAAGAGTGCAAGAACCTAAGCCAGTCAACCGAAGGTAAGGGCAAACGCGAAATTGCCACCTACAACTTTCAACCGGCAGCCTCCAACCCGCCAACCCCAGCTAAAATAAGAAAAGTTAACGTTAATTAACATTTCTCGTGACGACACAGGCAATCCGAGAGACCGCAGCCAGCCCAGCACCCGGTACTTACTGGCAATGGCGGGGACAATCTATTTACTATGTACAAGCGGGGCAGAAACGATCAGGACGCCTCCCTTTACTGCTGATTCATGGCTTTGGCGCATCCACAGACCACTGGCGCAAGAATATTGCTGAACTTTGTAACGACTTTGACGTTTGGGCAATTGACTTGTTGGGATTTGGACGTTCAAGCAAACCCGATTGGCAGTATGGGGGTGACTTGTGGCGAGACCAGTTGCATGACTTCATCACCGAGGTGATTGGTCAGTCCGTCGTGTTGGCGGGAAACTCTTTAGGTGGCTATTCAGCGCTGTGTGTTGCCGCCCAGCGTCCTAATACTGCCGCTGGTGTAGTGTTGCTCAACAGTGCTGGCCCTTTCACCGATACCAAGGTGCCGACTCAAAAGAGTCCCTTACAACAATTCATCGGCGACCTCACGCGGTCAGTTTTGCTGCAACCTTGGGCAAGTTTTCTCTTGTTTCAGTACGTGCGGCAACGCTCAATGATTCGTAAAACCCTCTCCCAAGTGTATCTGGATCAGAGTGCGGTCACAGACCAGTTAGTGGAAGAGATTTACCGCCCCTCTTGCGATGAGGGTGCCCATAAAGTATTTGCCTCGGTGTTCAAATCTCCCCAAGGTGAAAAAATTGATGTTCTGTTAAACCAGCTAACCTGTCCCCTGTTACTGTTATGGGGAGAAGCTGACCCTTGGATGAATGCCAAACAGCGGGGGGCTATGTTCCGTCAATACTATCCTCAACTCACAGAACACTATCTCCAAGCTGGGCACTGTCCCCATGATGAGGTGCCAGAACAGGTGAATGCGATTCTACGAGATTGGATATTGGCGCTGGACCCAGTTGAAGCATCGAGTGCGAACGAACTTTGAGGCGAGACGAGACGAGATGAGATCCCCGGCTTCTTTAAAAAAGTCGGGGATGTGAACTGCCAGCGTAATACTCTGAGCGCAGTAAAACCATTAATCTAAAAAAAATTCCATTTTTCCTTATTTTTGCGACACTTCTAACTACAAAAAATACTTTTTTCAAAAAGACTCGCGGTATTACATGTCTTACTGATATTGTCAATAAATTCCCCATTCTCTGGACATTTTCCCCGCTTTCTGAAGCCTTGGTGTTTAAACCTAAAGGCAGCGGGGAAATTCCTTTTAAGATGCCCAGCCCACAATTAGAGAATTTTCTTTCTTGTGGGATGGGCATCTTGCCCGTCTGAGCCATGCAAGTAAAATGCACAAAAGCTGTGACTACCAAGGATTGCCAATCATTGTATAGCTGTAGCCATCTTCATTAGGACGCTGCCTGCTTGAGAACGGATTCGATCGCATCCCGTAAACTAGCCGATTGGGGTAACCGTTTACGAATCCGACTTTTCAACCATGCCCAACACTTTTCAATCCGATTGAGATCTGGCGAATAAGGCGGCAGATAGACGATCTGACACCCTGCGGCTTCAATTCCCTTGGGCAATGCGACCGCCTTTCTGGAAACGTCGCGTTCCTGCGCTTTTTCCACTAAACCCACCAGATTGCCCCGTAACTGTACAGAACCGCCGATATCCGACTGCTTTGTAGTGGAAGCATCAGCGGTGCCGGAAAGCACTAGCGTACCTGGAGACTGGGGCACCACAAGACCTGAATCAGTGAGTACCACCTGACCGACATCATTCACCGTCAATCCCTTGGCTGGAGAACCCGCATTACCAGTCAGTAACTGGGGTAGGGAGAGAGGAGTGGGGAGTAGGGCGTTAGAGGTGGCAGGAAGGGTGCAATTCGTCGAACTCCCGCAGGGTTGAATCTCTAAATTGAGCAAGTGACCCGATAGAGAAATTCGTATCAGGTTTTGTCCCGGCACAGCCGCAATGCTCAGGTTCCCGCCGGGTGCCTTTAGCTCACCTGTACTGAGCACTGTGCCGCCCAGTAAGGTGAGATTTTTCCCTTCACTGACAGCCAGTTGACCCGTATTAATGATCGCTCCGGGTGCTCCGGAGGTGCCAAAGGCAAAGGTACTGGGCGTCTCAATTAAGGCAGAATAATCATTTGTACCAACAGCGTTGAACCCGTTGTTGTTACCAAACCCAATTCTGGTGGCTGTCGTGGCAGTAAAGTCACCCGGAACGTTCAACTGAATAGATGTTTCCCTTTACAAAAACTGATGAAATGATTAAGAAATTCTATGTACCAGCTCTATGACTTCGGTATTAAAACTAAAGAAAGGGTTAATAGCTTGTATTACAAGGGTTGAGCGCCTTTGCGGGTTACTCTCTCCAAGCTAGCCCAATGCCTCGGTACGTGAGGAGCTGGATTGCTGAGTTCTTCACAGTTTGTTACAAAGATATAGAGAACTCTCGTGGATCAACAGCGGTATGTTTGGTGGCTTTACCGGTTCAAAAACTCCTACTGGCACGGACTGGGGAGAGCAAATGCTCAATACCGTCGCCAGCAAAACGATTCGCCACCTATTCACTCAAAGCGAGTCAGTGGAGGTTTCGGTGCGCTGCTATCCTTCAAGCAAATTGTTGCAGGGTAGCATTGACAGCCTCAAGATGAGTGGTCGTGGTTTGGTGATTCGCCAGCAGTTCCGGACGGAGGAAATGTCCTTTGAAACGGATGCCATCTCCCTTGACTTTAGCTCGGTTCTCAAGGGTCAGATGAACATCAAGCAGCCCACCCAGGCGATCGCACAGGTTGTCCTCACGGAAGAGGATATCAATAAATCCTTTAAAGCAGAACTGGTCAGGAAGCAACTAGAGAATATTACCAGCCCAGCCTTGAGCGAGTTGTCCGGGGGTGAGCCAATTTCTTTTACTGATGTGCAAGTTACTTTGCAACCCAACAACCAATTACGTTTGTTTGCCAAAGCCAATCTGCCTGAGCAGGGTCTAGTGCCGATTAGTATGAAATCTACCCTGGCGGTTGAGCGGCGGCGTCGTATCCTGTTTCAAAACTCCCAATTTGAACCAGAGGATATACCAGAGTCTTTGCGGGAAATATCACAAAAGTTAGCAACCGCACTGGATGAGATCTTGAATAATATGGTGGATCTGGATCGGTTCAACCTTGATGGCGTCACGCTGCGAATTAATCGTCTGGAAACTCATGGCAAAAAGCTGATTTTCAGTGGTTACGCCCAAATTGAGCGCGTTCCCAATACTCCATAACCTGAAAGCACATAATGTCAATTAGTGGTTTCTTTGCGGCGGGTGGGGTTGTAATGTGGCCCCTTTTGGTGTTATCTATCCTTGCGAGCGCACTGATTTTGGAGCGCATTATCTTTTGGCAACAAGTCACCAAGCGTCAGAAGCCCATCATTCAAGCCTCTCTTAGGCTTTACCTACAAGACCCTCAATCCGCCTACAATATCCTAGAAAAAAATAGCGACCTGCCGATCGCACGAATTTTTCTGGCAGCGCTAGAAATGGAAAACCCCACGCCAGAGGAATTTCGGCTAGCACTAGAAAGTGCGGCTCAAGCGGAGATGCCTATCCTCAAGCGTTTCAATACAGGATTTGAAACGATTATCGCGGTTTCTCCCTTGCTCGGTCTTTTAGGTACCATTCTGGGCTTGATTACCTCTTTTGCCGCGATGCGAGTGGGCGATATTGGCACGAGCAATACCCCTGGTGTTACAGGCGGAATCAGTGAGGCTTTAATCTCAACCGTAGGGGGGTTGTGTGTTGCCATCTTTACCCTGATATTTGCCAACTCCTTTCGAGGGCTATATCGTCGTCAACTCGCCTTAATTCAGGAGTATGGTGGTAAGCTAGAGCTGCTCTATCGTCGTTACTATGCCTATGGGAGACTACCTTATGTAGCAGCTCAGGAGCCAGAATGAAACTCAAGCATCTCACTCAGGCAAATCAAGATTACGAACAAACCCGAAACTTCTTACTTCAGCACGAAGCGTATCACAGCTTGATGTTTGGTCTGCTGGATACCATCGTTTACTCTCCCCATCGCTTCAAATCTCAACCCTATGTCGCCATGGTGGAAAAGAATGATACGGTTTTAGCGGTTGCCCTGCAAACACCACCTCGCAAGCTTTTGCTATCGCGAGTTGAGGACGTTCAGGCGATCGCACTCATCGCCCAAGACTTGTATTCTAGGCAAGCACAACTACCGGGAGTGATGGCTACAGCATCAGCCGCTAAAGCCTTTGCCCAACATTGGCAAGAATTGACGGGACAACCTTACCACGAAGGAACGCGAGAGCGCTTCTATCAACTCGAAACCGTACAGCCTACTCCCGTTGTCAACGGACATTTACGACAGGCTACACTGGGCGATCGCGAATTATTGATTGATTGGTGTCGTGCCTTTATGGAAGAAGTCTCAGAGGAAATCGTCGATTGGGAGGCGGAGGAAGTTGTGGATCGCTATTTGGCGGAAGGAAGTCTGCATTTTTGGCAAGATAACATTCCCTTATCCTTGGCTAACTTCTATAGTTCAACACCCAATGGCGTGAGAATTAATTTAGTTTACACTCCACCAGAGCATCG of the Allocoleopsis franciscana PCC 7113 genome contains:
- a CDS encoding pentapeptide repeat-containing protein yields the protein MEIEAIRSGKLKQLPGVDLEEEDLSVSQLERINLAGATLAGTNFSGSNLNGARLDGANLVGAKLAAADLRANFLGANLMQADLSSADLRGSNLRGANLMGAKLAKATLAGAFLSGANLMGVNLQGVDLRGADLRGANLNSANLKGADLSQADLQGASLSNANLEETDLRGANLAGANLREANLLCAELEGANLEGVNLAEACLIGTSHAKVTPPLEQVKIPLRLTEMEPTSVQDFTQE
- a CDS encoding GNAT family N-acetyltransferase, whose amino-acid sequence is MKLKHLTQANQDYEQTRNFLLQHEAYHSLMFGLLDTIVYSPHRFKSQPYVAMVEKNDTVLAVALQTPPRKLLLSRVEDVQAIALIAQDLYSRQAQLPGVMATASAAKAFAQHWQELTGQPYHEGTRERFYQLETVQPTPVVNGHLRQATLGDRELLIDWCRAFMEEVSEEIVDWEAEEVVDRYLAEGSLHFWQDNIPLSLANFYSSTPNGVRINLVYTPPEHRRKGYATACVAALSQALLDRGYKYCFLSTDLTDPAPNHLYQAIGYQPLDDYMQHYGFDS
- a CDS encoding CPBP family intramembrane glutamic endopeptidase, which produces MKSKLTQFAQYPAPARLGIFLVILSLLWLPVAAPIYLLLAHDPNLVTILTMGLLFGAFLLLLRWWGKNVYGRSHLLRQYGLVRSRQNGLDLLQGLGIGLLFTFSLFVVEGLLGWIQFQTPQAVLAKVILEGFVSALGIGFAEELVFRGWVLDELQRDYTLKASLWADAIIFAILHFLKPLSEVIRTLPTFPALVLLGLTLVWAKRSSGGHLGLSIGLHAGLVWAYYILNVGQLVKYSNNVSPWITGVDNNPIAGVMGLLFLSVLAVWMRKRSAFRKNSGKIRL
- the clpS gene encoding ATP-dependent Clp protease adapter ClpS, with translation MSVETIEKRSTVRKHAPRYRVLLHNDDFNSMEHVVQTLMTTVASLTQPQAVNIMMEAHMTGIGLVITCAQEHAEFYCETLKNHGLTSTIEPDE
- a CDS encoding alpha/beta fold hydrolase, producing the protein MTTQAIRETAASPAPGTYWQWRGQSIYYVQAGQKRSGRLPLLLIHGFGASTDHWRKNIAELCNDFDVWAIDLLGFGRSSKPDWQYGGDLWRDQLHDFITEVIGQSVVLAGNSLGGYSALCVAAQRPNTAAGVVLLNSAGPFTDTKVPTQKSPLQQFIGDLTRSVLLQPWASFLLFQYVRQRSMIRKTLSQVYLDQSAVTDQLVEEIYRPSCDEGAHKVFASVFKSPQGEKIDVLLNQLTCPLLLLWGEADPWMNAKQRGAMFRQYYPQLTEHYLQAGHCPHDEVPEQVNAILRDWILALDPVEASSANEL
- a CDS encoding LmeA family phospholipid-binding protein; this translates as MFGGFTGSKTPTGTDWGEQMLNTVASKTIRHLFTQSESVEVSVRCYPSSKLLQGSIDSLKMSGRGLVIRQQFRTEEMSFETDAISLDFSSVLKGQMNIKQPTQAIAQVVLTEEDINKSFKAELVRKQLENITSPALSELSGGEPISFTDVQVTLQPNNQLRLFAKANLPEQGLVPISMKSTLAVERRRRILFQNSQFEPEDIPESLREISQKLATALDEILNNMVDLDRFNLDGVTLRINRLETHGKKLIFSGYAQIERVPNTP
- a CDS encoding MotA/TolQ/ExbB proton channel family protein, with product MSISGFFAAGGVVMWPLLVLSILASALILERIIFWQQVTKRQKPIIQASLRLYLQDPQSAYNILEKNSDLPIARIFLAALEMENPTPEEFRLALESAAQAEMPILKRFNTGFETIIAVSPLLGLLGTILGLITSFAAMRVGDIGTSNTPGVTGGISEALISTVGGLCVAIFTLIFANSFRGLYRRQLALIQEYGGKLELLYRRYYAYGRLPYVAAQEPE